GGCGACGCCGTTGGCGCGCAGGGTCTGCGCCGCCTCCCCCATCGCCTGGAGCAGTTGCCCCCGGACAGCCGCGTCGCCGAGGTTCAGGCCGCGCGGCGTGCCGACCGGGTCGGCCGGGCTGAAGGCCACGGCGTAGACCCCGCGGATCTGGCGCGCCCGGTTCCAGAATTCCCGCCACAGGACGGCCCCCACGCTGTCCAGGTCGCTGCGCCGGTCCCAGGCACCCAGCACCCCGCAGGCCGCCCCCAGGTCCACGGCCGCGCCCGACGCGAGCGTGACCGCCGGCTGGTCGCGGCACAGCCGCAGGGCGTCGTCGGCCATCAGCAGACCGCTGAGGTTGCGGTCGGCGAAGAGCGTCTCCTGAAGCGCCGCCAGGTCGAAGGGCCGGCCCGGCTGCGTCCCGTCACCGTCCAGGCGCGCCCCGATCTCGCGCAGGCCCATGCGGGTCCGCATGCCCAGCGGCGCGTTCGTCGCCCCGACGATGGGATCGAGGCCCTCGATCCGGGCGCGGGGGTTGGTCATCCAGGCACTGTCGTTGCTGTTCTGCACGTAGTCCTGCCGCACGAGCACCGGCTGACGGGCCGGCGCGCGCAGGCCGGGCACCCGCGAGGCCGGGTCCACCGCCCAGTCGCAGGCGCTGCGCGACCCGTCGAGGACCGCCAGGCCCGCCGCCGCGAACAGGGGCGCGAAGGGCGCGGGCGTGCAGGCCGCCTGCTGCGCCGCCGAGACGTTCGGGGAGGTCGAGATGTCGGCGTACAGGGCCAGGCCCGCCCGGTCGGCAGCGATGGTGTTGACCCAGGGAATGCCCTGAAGGTCCAGGGCGGCGCGGATGTCCCCGGTGGACCGGGCCTCCCCGAAGCCCAGCCAGGTGTCCACCATCCGCGTGTTGAGGCGGTTGGCGTCGCGCAGGACGAAGGCGTTGCGCGCCGTCCAGTTCAGGCCCGCCTGCGGCAGGTTGACCAGGGGGCCGTCGGGCGTGAAGTGCAGGGTCCGGCGCTCGATCCGCAGGGGTCCGACCCCACCTTGGCGCACGCGCACGTTGACTGTCCGGGTGGTCATGGCCTGCGGCTGCCCGTCTTTGAGGTACTGCGTGGGCTGACCGGGCACCAGGGTCAGGACGCCCAGGGTAAAGCGCTTGTCGGTGGAAACCGTATGCGTCCAGGCCACGTCGCGGTTGAAACCGATGTTGACCAGCGGCATTCCGCCCAGACTGGCCCCCATCACGTCCAGGCGGCCCGGGACCGTGAGGTGCATCTCGTAGAAGCGGTTGGTGGTCGTCCAGGGAAAGTGCGGGTTGCCCAGCAGCAGGCCGCGCCCGTTGCTGCTGGCCTGCGCGCCGAAGGCCCAGCCGTTGCTGCCGATGGGCAGGTCGTTGATGCGGTGCTGGCGGTTGAAGGCCTCCAGGTCGGCCGGAGGCACGCTGCCGGTCGGCGCGGCGGGCGGCTGGGTGCGGGCGATGGCCGTGACGAAGGACCCGGCGCTGGCCTGGATGGCCTTCTCCTCGAGCAGGCGCATCACGTCGGCCTCGGTGACGTTGCGCACCCAGGGCGCGTCGCGGCAGGCGGCGGGCCGCGCGGCCGCCGGGGTATCGCGCAGGAAACGGTTGACCCCGGCGGCGTACCCGCGCATGAGCGAGCGGGCGTCGGGCGAGCCCTGGGCGTAGCCCCGCCGCAGCGCCGGCACGTCCATCATGGCCTGGAAAAACACGTCGCTGTCGAGGTTGTTCACCTGCTGGAAGCCGACGGTGGCGCTGCCCTGCGCGCCGAAATACAGCGAGCGCTCTCCGCGCACGGTGACGACCTGATCGGCCAGCAGACACAGGTTGTCCTGGGCGTAGCTGTAGCCCACGCCGTAGCCGAGGCTGGCGAAGTCGCCCGCCTGGATGTGCGGAATTCCGTAGGCGGTCCGCTGGATGTCGACCTGATACCGGGGGGTGGGGGCGGGCTGGGCGAGGCCCTGTCCGGCGAGCAGCGCCAGACAGAGGGCGAACCAGGGACGGGCCTGGGTGGACCGGGATATGGGCATGGACGGGTCTCCTTCTCGCCGCTCCCGGCGCGGCGACGATCGATTGTGCGTCCGCCGATTGTAGGCAGCCTGCGCCAAAAGCAGCGTCGGAAACTTCATAGTCGGCCCGGCGCGGGCGCGGTGACCGGACTGGT
The genomic region above belongs to Deinococcus gobiensis I-0 and contains:
- a CDS encoding acylase, which gives rise to MPISRSTQARPWFALCLALLAGQGLAQPAPTPRYQVDIQRTAYGIPHIQAGDFASLGYGVGYSYAQDNLCLLADQVVTVRGERSLYFGAQGSATVGFQQVNNLDSDVFFQAMMDVPALRRGYAQGSPDARSLMRGYAAGVNRFLRDTPAAARPAACRDAPWVRNVTEADVMRLLEEKAIQASAGSFVTAIARTQPPAAPTGSVPPADLEAFNRQHRINDLPIGSNGWAFGAQASSNGRGLLLGNPHFPWTTTNRFYEMHLTVPGRLDVMGASLGGMPLVNIGFNRDVAWTHTVSTDKRFTLGVLTLVPGQPTQYLKDGQPQAMTTRTVNVRVRQGGVGPLRIERRTLHFTPDGPLVNLPQAGLNWTARNAFVLRDANRLNTRMVDTWLGFGEARSTGDIRAALDLQGIPWVNTIAADRAGLALYADISTSPNVSAAQQAACTPAPFAPLFAAAGLAVLDGSRSACDWAVDPASRVPGLRAPARQPVLVRQDYVQNSNDSAWMTNPRARIEGLDPIVGATNAPLGMRTRMGLREIGARLDGDGTQPGRPFDLAALQETLFADRNLSGLLMADDALRLCRDQPAVTLASGAAVDLGAACGVLGAWDRRSDLDSVGAVLWREFWNRARQIRGVYAVAFSPADPVGTPRGLNLGDAAVRGQLLQAMGEAAQTLRANGVALDAPLGTVQGVTRNGVRFPLHGAPDYEGVLNKIEPPALSPAGYEGVTGNSSSYIQTVTFGDTGPVAQALLTYSQSTDPASAHYTDQTALFSRKQWVTLPFTPAEIRADPATTALRLEE